A window from Pseudarthrobacter sp. BIM B-2242 encodes these proteins:
- a CDS encoding DUF732 domain-containing protein, whose translation MNADEMLDQPATEQPVKKKKSLVAKIALTVGLLVVALLAAGGITVGVIYANGGPEALLSAASKMPIPDSAREPAFNQAVKSAGGEYTAGRPESEVVAEARALCARLDAGESIQDVAMDASTGVNDLKGFGTVMGTGIVMFCPSHTDEMKQFLTDIGQADQAP comes from the coding sequence ATGAACGCCGACGAAATGCTGGACCAGCCCGCCACCGAACAGCCCGTCAAAAAGAAGAAGTCACTGGTCGCCAAGATCGCCCTGACCGTGGGGCTGCTGGTGGTTGCCCTGCTGGCCGCAGGCGGAATCACCGTCGGGGTCATCTACGCCAACGGCGGCCCGGAGGCCCTGCTCTCCGCAGCCTCCAAGATGCCCATCCCTGACTCGGCCCGTGAGCCGGCGTTCAACCAGGCAGTGAAAAGCGCCGGCGGCGAGTACACCGCCGGCCGGCCAGAGTCTGAGGTCGTCGCCGAGGCCCGGGCGCTGTGCGCACGTCTCGATGCAGGGGAGTCCATCCAGGACGTCGCCATGGACGCCAGCACCGGCGTCAACGACCTGAAGGGCTTTGGCACCGTAATGGGCACCGGAATCGTCATGTTCTGCCCGTCCCACACCGACGAAATGAAGCAGTTCCTCACCGACATCGGCCAGGCCGACCAGGCCCCGTAG
- the nrdE gene encoding class 1b ribonucleoside-diphosphate reductase subunit alpha produces MPEAYKGLGYHELNAMLNLYGADGKMQFGADREAARQYFKQHVNMNTVYFHDLEEKLDYLVKNEYYDPAVLAKYSDDFIKRLVKHVYGKKFRFETFLGAFKFYTSYTLKTFDGKRFLERYEDRVFMVALGLGDGNEEQAWKIADEIVEGRFQPATPTFLNSGKKQRGELVSCFLLRIEDNMESIGRSINSALQLSKRGGGVAFALTNVRETGAPIKQIENQSSGVIPVMKLLEDSFSYANQLGARQGAGAVYLHAHHPDIFRFLDTKRENADEKIRIKTLSLGVVIPDITFELAKKGEDMYLFSPYDVEKVYGIPFSDINVTEKYHEMVDDARIKKTKINAREFFQTIAEIQFESGYPYIMFEDTVNKANPIEGKIIMSNLCSEILQVSTPTTYNENLNYEVDGIGKDISCNLGSMNIAKAMDGGDLGTTVEIAIRALTAVSDQSDIRAVESIAKGNRMSHAIGLGQMNLHGFLARERIHYGSDESLDFFGSYMAAVAFHAIRASNLLAKERGTTFEGFERSKYASGEFFDKYVTKSWLPKTAGGTELFTKFGITLPTIQDWEALKASVMEHGIYNQNLQAVPPTGSISYINNSTSSIHPVASKIEIRKEGKIGRVYYPAPYLTDENQDYYQDAYEIGYEKIIDMYAVATEHVDQGLSLTLFFKDTATTRDINKAQIYAWRKGIKTIYYIRLRQLALEGTQVEGCVSCQL; encoded by the coding sequence CTGCCGGAGGCATACAAGGGCCTTGGCTATCACGAGCTGAACGCCATGCTGAACCTCTACGGCGCTGATGGGAAGATGCAGTTCGGCGCCGACCGCGAGGCTGCCCGCCAGTACTTCAAGCAGCACGTGAACATGAACACCGTGTACTTCCACGACCTGGAAGAGAAGCTCGACTACCTGGTGAAGAACGAGTACTACGACCCGGCGGTGCTGGCTAAGTACTCCGATGACTTCATCAAAAGGCTCGTCAAGCACGTCTACGGGAAGAAGTTTCGCTTCGAGACCTTCCTGGGTGCCTTCAAGTTCTACACCTCCTACACGCTGAAGACGTTCGACGGCAAGCGTTTCCTGGAGCGCTATGAGGACCGCGTCTTCATGGTCGCCCTCGGCCTGGGTGACGGCAACGAAGAGCAGGCCTGGAAGATCGCCGACGAGATCGTCGAGGGCCGTTTCCAGCCGGCCACCCCGACGTTCCTGAACTCGGGCAAGAAGCAGCGCGGCGAGCTGGTCTCCTGCTTCCTGCTCCGCATCGAAGACAACATGGAATCGATCGGCCGCTCCATCAACTCCGCCCTGCAGCTGTCCAAGCGCGGCGGCGGCGTGGCCTTTGCCCTGACCAACGTCCGTGAGACCGGTGCGCCGATCAAGCAGATCGAGAACCAGTCCTCCGGCGTCATCCCCGTGATGAAGCTCCTCGAAGACAGCTTCTCCTACGCCAACCAGCTCGGTGCCCGCCAGGGAGCCGGCGCGGTGTACCTGCACGCGCACCACCCGGACATCTTCAGGTTCCTGGACACCAAGCGCGAGAACGCTGACGAGAAGATCCGCATCAAGACCCTCTCCCTCGGCGTCGTCATCCCGGACATCACGTTCGAGTTGGCCAAGAAGGGTGAGGACATGTACCTCTTCTCGCCCTACGACGTCGAGAAGGTCTACGGCATCCCGTTCTCGGACATCAACGTGACCGAGAAGTACCACGAGATGGTCGACGACGCGCGGATCAAGAAGACCAAGATCAACGCCCGTGAGTTCTTCCAGACCATCGCGGAGATCCAGTTCGAATCCGGCTACCCGTACATCATGTTCGAGGACACGGTGAACAAGGCCAACCCGATCGAGGGCAAGATCATCATGAGCAACCTCTGCTCGGAGATCCTGCAGGTGTCCACCCCGACGACCTACAACGAGAACCTCAACTATGAGGTCGACGGCATCGGCAAGGACATCTCCTGCAACCTGGGCTCGATGAACATCGCCAAGGCAATGGACGGCGGCGACCTGGGCACCACCGTCGAGATCGCTATCCGCGCCCTCACCGCAGTCTCGGACCAGTCCGACATCCGCGCCGTGGAATCCATTGCCAAGGGCAACCGCATGTCCCACGCCATCGGCCTGGGCCAGATGAACCTGCACGGGTTCCTCGCCCGGGAGCGGATCCACTACGGTTCGGATGAGTCCCTCGACTTCTTCGGCTCCTACATGGCCGCCGTCGCCTTCCACGCCATCCGCGCCTCCAACTTGCTCGCCAAGGAACGCGGCACCACATTCGAAGGGTTCGAGCGCTCCAAGTACGCCAGCGGCGAGTTCTTCGACAAGTACGTCACCAAGTCCTGGCTGCCCAAGACGGCCGGCGGCACCGAGCTCTTCACCAAGTTCGGAATCACGCTGCCGACCATCCAGGACTGGGAGGCCCTCAAGGCCTCGGTCATGGAGCACGGCATCTACAACCAGAACCTGCAGGCCGTGCCGCCGACGGGCTCGATCTCCTACATCAACAACTCCACCTCCTCGATCCACCCGGTGGCGTCCAAGATCGAGATCCGCAAGGAAGGCAAGATCGGCCGCGTCTACTACCCGGCCCCGTACCTGACGGACGAGAACCAGGACTACTACCAGGACGCGTACGAGATCGGCTACGAGAAGATCATCGACATGTACGCCGTGGCCACCGAGCACGTGGACCAGGGCCTGTCGCTGACGCTGTTCTTCAAGGACACCGCCACCACCCGCGACATCAACAAGGCCCAGATCTACGCCTGGCGCAAGGGCATCAAGACCATCTACTACATCCGGCTCCGCCAGCTCGCGCTGGAAGGAACTCAGGTGGAGGGCTGTGTTTCTTGTCAACTTTAA
- the nrdI gene encoding class Ib ribonucleoside-diphosphate reductase assembly flavoprotein NrdI, translating into MAKLIYFSSTSNNTHRFVEKLGLDCVRLPVHTRDETHLATEPFVLVVPTYGGGNDGGAVPKQVVKFLNVEANRNLIRGVIAAGNTNFGDAFCLAGDIIAAKCRTQLLYRVELMGTPEDVERVRTGLEIFWKRTPSRQSA; encoded by the coding sequence TTGGCGAAGCTGATTTACTTCTCCTCCACCTCCAACAACACCCACCGGTTCGTGGAAAAGCTCGGCCTGGACTGTGTCCGACTGCCGGTGCACACCCGCGATGAGACCCACCTCGCCACCGAACCCTTCGTCCTGGTTGTCCCCACCTATGGTGGCGGCAATGACGGGGGAGCGGTCCCGAAACAGGTCGTGAAGTTCCTCAACGTCGAAGCAAACCGCAACCTCATCCGTGGGGTTATCGCGGCCGGCAACACCAACTTCGGCGACGCCTTCTGCCTGGCGGGAGACATCATCGCGGCCAAGTGCCGCACACAACTGCTGTACCGAGTAGAACTCATGGGCACCCCTGAAGACGTGGAGCGTGTCCGCACTGGATTGGAGATATTTTGGAAACGAACACCCTCGCGCCAGAGCGCGTGA